Proteins encoded by one window of Pseudonocardia sp. HH130629-09:
- a CDS encoding tyrosine-protein phosphatase, with amino-acid sequence MTAFLSGAATRRPANLRDLGGLRTTDGYRVRRGVLYRSDAPRPGDPHDARALDLPDGSPWPPRTVVDLRSAAETGEPHPLADIADVRPVPLGSSPTPARVATAAAGQDGLEWAYRLLASEAGAELAGIVRTVADAPAPVLVHCATGKDRTGIVVGVLLAVLDVPRATIVADYLRTNEVLPTLWDRLRGWGQPEPDHEALLGVDAAALEAVLDDLDAHPGGPAGRLRSWGVTDDDLRRLAERLLEPDLPR; translated from the coding sequence GTGACGGCATTCCTCTCCGGCGCGGCGACCCGGCGCCCGGCGAACCTGCGTGATCTCGGCGGTCTCCGCACGACGGACGGCTACCGGGTACGGCGCGGGGTGCTCTACCGGTCCGACGCCCCCCGCCCCGGCGACCCCCACGACGCCCGGGCCCTCGACCTGCCCGACGGCTCCCCGTGGCCGCCGCGGACCGTCGTCGACCTGCGCTCGGCGGCGGAGACAGGCGAGCCGCACCCGCTCGCCGACATCGCCGACGTCCGGCCGGTCCCGCTCGGCTCGTCGCCGACCCCGGCGCGGGTCGCGACGGCCGCCGCCGGCCAGGACGGGCTCGAGTGGGCCTACCGGCTGCTGGCGTCGGAGGCCGGCGCCGAGCTGGCCGGGATCGTGCGGACCGTCGCCGACGCGCCCGCCCCCGTCCTCGTGCACTGCGCCACGGGCAAGGACCGCACCGGGATCGTGGTCGGGGTGCTGCTGGCCGTGCTGGACGTGCCGCGCGCAACGATCGTCGCGGACTACCTGCGCACCAACGAGGTCCTGCCGACCCTGTGGGACCGGCTGCGCGGCTGGGGACAGCCCGAGCCCGACCACGAGGCGTTGCTCGGGGTGGACGCCGCCGCCCTGGAGGCCGTGCTCGACGACCTCGACGCCCACCCCGGCGGACCAGCGGGCCGGCTGCGCAGCTGGGGCGTGACCGACGACGACCTGCGCCGCCTCGCCGAGCGGCTGCTGGAACCGGACCTCCCCCGCTGA
- a CDS encoding YncE family protein, producing MATVGRTTRGAPAVPAPPALLTPALLTLALLTLALLTTALLAVSCAAPPADTPAAPGRAGTPVRFAEPLPPPAEPGVAPPVTGTPPGRIVAVGAVPEGIVADGPTRRVAVGVRRPDRLVLLDADTAAVAGRVPLPGVLRHLQLAGPGGPVLVPSESANGLLRVSLPDGRLSSEVMTGPMAHDATETAAGTVFVANEAGGSVSVVRGDRVVRQLTDVTQPAGLAPAGDRVGLVDVRENTLTVYDAATGDGIRELPAGDGPTHLVADRHGRLIATDTRGGHLIVVDPAGTPAEVGRVDLPGEPYGIAYDPVRDRVWVTATGANLLVGYDMTEPTPREVARIPTVRQPNTVAVDPDTGRLFVTGTADGVVQVVDGPAS from the coding sequence ATGGCGACAGTCGGACGCACGACCCGTGGGGCGCCGGCCGTCCCGGCGCCCCCGGCGCTCCTGACCCCGGCGCTCCTGACCCTGGCGCTCCTGACCCTGGCGCTCCTGACCACGGCGCTCCTGGCGGTGAGCTGTGCGGCCCCGCCTGCCGACACACCGGCGGCGCCGGGGCGGGCGGGCACCCCGGTGCGTTTCGCCGAGCCGCTGCCGCCGCCGGCCGAGCCGGGCGTCGCGCCCCCGGTGACCGGCACCCCGCCCGGGCGGATCGTCGCGGTCGGGGCGGTCCCGGAGGGCATCGTCGCCGACGGGCCGACGCGGCGCGTCGCGGTCGGGGTGCGCCGGCCCGACCGGCTCGTGCTGCTCGACGCCGACACCGCCGCCGTCGCCGGGCGGGTGCCGCTGCCGGGCGTGCTGCGTCACCTGCAGCTCGCCGGGCCGGGCGGGCCGGTGCTGGTCCCGAGCGAGAGCGCGAACGGCCTGCTGCGCGTCTCGCTCCCGGACGGCCGGCTGTCCTCCGAGGTCATGACCGGCCCGATGGCCCACGACGCGACCGAGACCGCGGCCGGGACCGTGTTCGTCGCCAACGAGGCGGGTGGCAGCGTGTCCGTGGTCCGCGGGGACCGGGTGGTGCGACAGCTGACCGACGTCACCCAGCCCGCCGGGCTCGCCCCGGCCGGGGACCGGGTGGGACTCGTCGACGTCCGCGAGAACACCCTCACCGTCTACGACGCCGCGACCGGCGACGGGATTCGCGAGCTCCCGGCCGGGGACGGCCCGACCCACCTGGTCGCCGACCGGCACGGCCGCCTGATCGCGACAGACACCCGGGGCGGGCACCTGATCGTCGTCGACCCGGCGGGCACCCCGGCCGAGGTCGGACGGGTGGACCTGCCCGGGGAGCCCTACGGCATCGCCTACGACCCGGTCCGCGACCGCGTGTGGGTCACCGCCACCGGGGCGAACCTGCTCGTCGGCTACGACATGACCGAGCCGACGCCGCGGGAGGTCGCCCGGATCCCCACCGTGCGCCAGCCGAACACGGTCGCCGTCGACCCGGACACCGGGCGGCTGTTCGTCACCGGCACCGCCGACGGCGTCGTCCAGGTCGTCGACGGGCCCGCCTCGTAG
- a CDS encoding GMC oxidoreductase, giving the protein MTSRRGFLTGAALGAAALGAAGTANAAPALLRRDVTAMSAPAVVVGSGLGGSIAAARLAEAGVRTLVLERGRRWTTPAADTFPPFLRPDRRSSWLTPAPVFPGQPPTLYKPYTGLFEKVSGRGMSVLCGAGVGGSTLVYAGVWIRPDAAVFSAAIPGIDHDELAAVHYPRAAARVGVSPIPDDVLTHPAHVGTRLFLEQARRAGLTAQLLPNATDWDVVRAEFAGRATPSMSVGEYFSGVNSGARLSSDKNYLRDAEASGLVTVAPLHRVTDLHALGGGRYRLDVERIDTDGVVQERIALTTGAVFLAAGSTGTSRLLVRARETGTLPDLTADAGRFWGNNGDRIQLRVGVPEPAGGPQAGPMAASIRPPTDDRAEAVTLTFGPAPLPFDIRAMSLPGFGACDPVGEFRFDTATGQAVLHWPTDGDADAQRTVRDLTQRLIAPDAPLGVGLGRTVSGLAAQLPAGLSGLVARAADAPTGVLDLGTLDPVTWHPLGGAVLGRVTDDRGRVTGRPGLHVVDGALVPGSTGSTNPSWTIAAIVERAMDGILRDGL; this is encoded by the coding sequence GTGACCAGCCGCCGGGGTTTCCTGACCGGTGCCGCGCTCGGCGCCGCCGCGCTGGGCGCCGCCGGGACCGCGAACGCCGCGCCAGCCCTGCTGCGCCGGGACGTGACCGCGATGTCCGCTCCGGCCGTCGTCGTCGGGAGCGGGCTCGGCGGGTCGATCGCCGCGGCCCGGCTCGCCGAGGCGGGCGTGCGCACCCTGGTCCTCGAACGCGGCCGCCGCTGGACCACCCCGGCCGCCGACACGTTCCCACCGTTCCTGCGCCCGGACCGTCGCTCGTCGTGGCTGACGCCCGCGCCGGTGTTCCCCGGCCAGCCACCGACGCTGTACAAGCCCTACACCGGGCTGTTCGAGAAGGTGTCCGGGCGTGGGATGAGCGTGCTCTGCGGGGCCGGGGTGGGCGGATCGACCCTGGTCTACGCCGGAGTCTGGATCCGGCCGGACGCGGCGGTGTTCTCCGCGGCGATCCCGGGCATCGACCACGACGAGCTCGCCGCGGTCCACTACCCGCGCGCGGCCGCCCGGGTCGGGGTCTCCCCGATCCCCGACGACGTCCTGACCCACCCCGCGCACGTCGGCACCCGACTGTTCCTGGAACAGGCCCGCCGCGCGGGACTGACGGCGCAGCTGCTGCCCAACGCCACCGACTGGGACGTCGTGCGCGCCGAGTTCGCCGGGCGTGCGACCCCGTCGATGTCGGTCGGCGAGTACTTCTCCGGGGTCAACTCCGGGGCGCGGCTGTCGTCGGACAAGAACTACCTGCGCGACGCCGAGGCCTCCGGTCTGGTCACCGTCGCCCCGCTGCACCGGGTCACCGACCTGCACGCGCTCGGCGGCGGCCGCTACCGGCTCGACGTCGAGCGGATCGACACCGACGGCGTCGTGCAGGAGCGGATCGCGCTCACCACCGGCGCGGTGTTCCTCGCCGCTGGGTCGACCGGCACCTCCCGGCTGCTCGTACGGGCCCGCGAGACCGGGACGCTGCCCGACCTCACCGCCGACGCCGGCCGGTTCTGGGGCAACAACGGCGACCGCATCCAGCTGCGCGTCGGTGTCCCCGAGCCCGCGGGCGGACCGCAGGCCGGACCGATGGCGGCCAGCATCCGCCCGCCCACCGACGACCGCGCCGAGGCGGTCACGCTCACCTTCGGTCCCGCGCCGCTGCCGTTCGACATCCGGGCGATGTCGCTGCCCGGGTTCGGGGCCTGCGACCCGGTGGGCGAGTTCCGTTTCGACACCGCCACCGGCCAGGCCGTCCTGCACTGGCCCACCGACGGCGACGCCGACGCCCAGCGCACCGTCCGCGACCTCACCCAGCGGTTGATCGCGCCCGACGCCCCGCTCGGCGTCGGGCTGGGCCGGACCGTGTCCGGCCTGGCCGCGCAGCTGCCGGCGGGCCTGTCCGGGCTGGTCGCCCGCGCCGCGGACGCCCCGACCGGGGTGCTCGACCTGGGCACCCTGGACCCGGTGACGTGGCACCCCCTGGGCGGCGCGGTCCTGGGCCGGGTCACCGACGACCGCGGGCGTGTCACCGGGCGCCCGGGGCTGCACGTCGTCGACGGGGCGCTGGTGCCGGGGTCGACCGGCAGCACCAACCCGTCCTGGACGATCGCCGCGATCGTGGAGCGGGCGATGGACGGGATCCTCCGCGACGGCCTCTGA
- a CDS encoding Tex family protein, with amino-acid sequence MTGTAPPDVQQHRSINQRIADELGARPDQVGAAVALLDEGSTVPFVARYRKEATGGLDDAQLRTLEERLRYLRELEERRTVVLDSIRSQGKLDEALEVTILAAESKARLEDIYLPYKPKRRTKAMIAREQGLEPLADALLADPTLDPHETASGYVTGEVADAGAALEGARSILVERIGENADLVGGLRERMWTHGRLVTTVREGKENDPAAAKFSDYFAFAEKFTTLPSHRILAAFRGESEEALDVTLDAGVADDEPNPYEALIAAEYGIADRGRPGDVWLLGVVRWAWRTRLLTALGIDIRVRLRIAAEEGAIGVFAANLRDLLLAAPAGTRATLGLDPGLRTGVKVAVVDATGKVVDTAVVYPHEPRRDRAGSLRTLAALCTKHAVELIAIGNGTASRETDALAGELIAANPGLKLTKVTVSEAGASVYSASAYASAELPEMDVSLRGAVSIARRLQDPLAELVKIDPKSIGVGQYQHDLPESSLSRSLDAVVEDCVNAVGVDVNSASAPLLRRVSGISESLAAAIVAHRDENGPFRNRTALTGVARLGPKAFEQCAGFLRIRGGDEPLDVTGVHPESYPVVRRMVERTTLDVSALMGNAARLHQIKPKDYVDDTVGLPTVTDILAELEKPGRDPRPAFRTATFAEGVHKISDLRPGMLLEGVVTNVAAFGAFVDVGVHQDGLVHVSAMSKDFVSDPRDVAKSGDVVKVKVLEVDEARKRISLTLRLDDEPGAGERGGRSRGPGQGQGGGQGSGQGGRGRDGGEHGGRGPGGGQGGGRGQGVGRGQGGGDRGRGGRDGGRGGEGAGRGGSAGQGGRGGSGGRQDRGPVNDAMAEALRKAGFGKS; translated from the coding sequence GTGACAGGAACGGCACCCCCGGACGTCCAGCAGCACCGCTCGATCAACCAGCGCATCGCCGACGAACTCGGCGCCCGGCCGGACCAGGTCGGGGCCGCGGTGGCCCTGCTGGACGAGGGCTCGACGGTCCCGTTCGTCGCGCGGTACCGCAAGGAGGCGACCGGCGGACTCGACGACGCCCAGCTCCGTACCCTGGAGGAGCGGCTGCGCTACCTGCGGGAGCTGGAGGAGCGGCGCACCGTCGTCCTCGACTCCATCCGCTCGCAGGGCAAGCTCGACGAGGCCCTCGAGGTCACCATCCTCGCCGCCGAGTCCAAGGCCCGGCTCGAGGACATCTACCTGCCCTACAAGCCCAAGCGCCGCACCAAGGCGATGATCGCCCGAGAGCAGGGCCTGGAGCCGCTGGCCGACGCGCTGCTCGCCGACCCGACGCTCGACCCGCACGAGACCGCCTCGGGCTACGTGACCGGCGAGGTCGCCGACGCCGGCGCCGCGCTGGAGGGCGCCCGGTCGATCCTGGTCGAGCGGATCGGTGAGAACGCCGACCTCGTCGGCGGCCTGCGCGAGCGGATGTGGACCCACGGCAGGCTGGTCACCACGGTCCGCGAGGGCAAGGAGAACGACCCGGCCGCGGCGAAGTTCTCGGACTACTTCGCCTTCGCCGAGAAGTTCACGACGTTGCCGTCGCACCGGATCCTCGCGGCCTTCCGCGGCGAGTCCGAGGAGGCGCTCGACGTCACCCTCGACGCCGGCGTCGCCGACGACGAGCCGAACCCTTACGAGGCGCTGATCGCCGCCGAGTACGGCATCGCCGACCGTGGCCGTCCCGGCGACGTGTGGCTGCTCGGCGTCGTCCGTTGGGCCTGGCGGACCCGGCTGCTCACCGCGCTCGGCATCGACATCCGGGTCCGGCTGCGCATCGCCGCCGAGGAGGGTGCGATCGGGGTGTTCGCGGCGAACCTGCGCGACCTCCTGCTCGCCGCCCCCGCGGGCACCCGCGCGACCCTGGGCCTCGACCCGGGCCTGCGCACCGGGGTCAAGGTCGCCGTCGTCGACGCGACCGGCAAGGTCGTCGACACCGCGGTGGTCTACCCGCACGAGCCCCGCAGGGACCGCGCCGGGTCGCTGAGGACCCTGGCGGCGCTGTGCACGAAGCACGCGGTCGAGCTGATCGCGATCGGCAACGGCACCGCCTCGCGCGAGACCGACGCGCTGGCCGGTGAGCTGATCGCGGCCAACCCGGGCCTGAAGCTGACCAAGGTGACGGTGTCCGAGGCCGGCGCGTCGGTGTACTCGGCGTCGGCCTACGCCTCGGCCGAGCTGCCCGAGATGGACGTCTCGCTGCGCGGCGCGGTGTCGATCGCCCGGCGGCTGCAGGACCCGCTCGCGGAGCTGGTCAAGATCGACCCGAAGTCGATCGGGGTCGGGCAGTACCAGCACGACCTGCCCGAGTCGTCGCTGTCGCGGTCGCTCGACGCGGTCGTCGAGGACTGTGTGAACGCCGTCGGGGTGGACGTGAACTCCGCGTCCGCGCCGCTGCTGCGCCGGGTCTCGGGCATCTCCGAGTCCCTCGCCGCCGCGATCGTCGCCCACCGCGACGAGAACGGCCCGTTCCGGAACCGGACCGCACTGACCGGCGTCGCGAGGCTCGGGCCCAAGGCGTTCGAGCAGTGCGCTGGCTTCCTGCGCATCCGCGGCGGCGACGAGCCGCTGGACGTGACCGGTGTGCACCCCGAATCCTACCCGGTCGTGCGCAGGATGGTGGAGCGCACGACGCTGGACGTGTCCGCGCTGATGGGCAACGCCGCGCGGCTGCACCAGATCAAGCCCAAGGACTACGTCGACGACACCGTCGGGCTCCCGACCGTCACCGACATCCTGGCCGAGCTGGAGAAGCCCGGCCGCGACCCGCGTCCGGCGTTCCGGACCGCGACCTTCGCCGAGGGCGTTCACAAGATCTCCGACCTGCGACCGGGGATGCTGCTGGAGGGCGTCGTCACCAACGTGGCCGCGTTCGGCGCGTTCGTCGACGTCGGGGTGCACCAGGACGGCCTCGTGCACGTGAGCGCGATGAGCAAGGACTTCGTGTCCGACCCGCGCGACGTCGCGAAGTCCGGTGACGTGGTCAAGGTGAAGGTCCTGGAGGTCGACGAGGCCCGCAAGCGGATCTCGCTGACCCTGCGGCTGGACGACGAGCCCGGCGCCGGGGAACGCGGCGGCCGGTCCCGCGGGCCCGGCCAGGGCCAGGGCGGTGGCCAGGGATCCGGCCAGGGTGGCCGTGGCCGCGACGGCGGCGAGCACGGCGGGCGCGGTCCGGGCGGTGGCCAGGGCGGCGGACGCGGCCAGGGTGTCGGACGCGGTCAGGGCGGCGGTGACCGTGGCCGGGGCGGACGCGACGGCGGGCGTGGTGGCGAGGGCGCCGGCCGTGGTGGCTCCGCCGGGCAGGGCGGTCGCGGCGGCTCCGGCGGTCGCCAGGACCGCGGTCCCGTCAACGACGCGATGGCCGAGGCACTGCGCAAGGCGGGCTTCGGGAAGTCCTGA
- a CDS encoding cytochrome P450 — protein MVADLHAHLAFPLPVMVICELLGVPFADRGYFHGLSERVATIRSGGDADVAMGEFRAYLGRLADAKRALPGEDVVTDLVRAREQDADFGEEEMTRLAAALLFAGHETTVGRIDLGVLLLLTDPARRDAFDPTRRPNPHVSFGYGGHFCIGASLARTELATVFARLFRRLPALRLAVDQEELEVRTEQVTGGVRSLPVTW, from the coding sequence GTGGTCGCCGACCTGCACGCCCACCTCGCGTTCCCGCTGCCGGTGATGGTCATCTGCGAGCTGCTCGGGGTGCCGTTCGCCGACCGCGGCTACTTCCACGGGCTGTCCGAGCGGGTCGCCACGATCCGCTCCGGTGGCGACGCCGACGTCGCGATGGGGGAGTTCCGCGCCTACCTGGGCCGCCTGGCGGATGCCAAGCGTGCGCTGCCGGGGGAGGACGTCGTCACCGACCTCGTCCGTGCCCGCGAGCAGGACGCGGACTTCGGCGAGGAGGAGATGACCCGGCTCGCCGCCGCGCTGCTGTTCGCCGGGCACGAGACGACCGTCGGACGGATCGACCTCGGCGTCCTCCTGCTCCTGACCGACCCCGCCCGCCGCGACGCCTTCGACCCGACCCGCCGGCCCAACCCGCACGTGTCCTTCGGCTACGGCGGCCACTTCTGCATCGGCGCGAGCCTGGCGCGCACCGAGCTCGCGACGGTGTTCGCGCGGCTGTTCCGGCGGCTGCCCGCGCTGCGCCTCGCCGTCGACCAGGAGGAGCTGGAGGTGCGGACCGAGCAGGTCACCGGGGGAGTGCGGTCGCTGCCGGTGACCTGGTGA
- a CDS encoding alpha/beta hydrolase, with amino-acid sequence MPVHPSQIDPELRRRGTLIRRIRSARTEEQLRRSSALPGPVDRLLRRRVPAGLVRSEEWIRRPDGSRLRILVYRARDARPDAPGLLWLHGGGYVTGAPELEASSFRPLIAGSGAVVVSPDYRLSPEAPYPAALDDSYAALVWLRDNAVRLGVRPDQIAVAGGSAGGGLTAATTLYARDKGEVAVAFQMPLYPMIDDRGETESGRDNDAPVWDSVTNRSAWRLYLGDLYGSADVPAYAAPARATDHAGLPPTMTFVGSLDPFRDETVHYVENLRAAGVPVEFREFAGAYHGFDVLVPKASASRAAAAFRDQWFGHAVRTHFAPQS; translated from the coding sequence ATGCCCGTACACCCTTCGCAGATCGACCCGGAGCTGCGGCGCCGCGGAACGCTGATCCGCCGGATCCGGTCCGCGCGGACCGAGGAGCAGCTGCGCCGATCGAGCGCCCTCCCCGGGCCCGTCGACCGGCTGCTGCGCAGGCGGGTGCCCGCCGGTCTGGTCCGAAGCGAGGAGTGGATCCGGCGGCCCGACGGGTCGCGGCTGCGCATCCTGGTCTACCGGGCGCGGGACGCCCGGCCCGATGCTCCCGGACTGCTCTGGCTCCACGGCGGCGGGTACGTTACGGGAGCCCCCGAGCTCGAGGCGTCCTCCTTCCGGCCCCTGATCGCGGGGAGCGGCGCCGTCGTCGTCTCACCGGACTACCGCCTCAGCCCGGAGGCGCCGTACCCGGCTGCGCTCGACGACTCGTACGCGGCGCTGGTCTGGCTGAGGGACAACGCCGTCCGACTCGGCGTGCGGCCCGACCAGATCGCGGTCGCGGGCGGCAGCGCGGGCGGCGGGCTGACGGCGGCGACGACGCTCTACGCGCGCGACAAGGGCGAGGTCGCCGTCGCCTTCCAGATGCCGCTGTACCCCATGATCGACGATCGCGGAGAGACCGAGTCCGGGCGGGACAACGACGCTCCGGTCTGGGACTCCGTGACCAACCGGTCGGCGTGGCGGCTGTACCTCGGCGACCTGTACGGCTCCGCCGACGTTCCGGCGTACGCGGCTCCGGCACGGGCGACGGACCACGCCGGGCTCCCTCCGACGATGACCTTCGTGGGCAGTCTCGACCCGTTCCGGGACGAGACCGTCCACTACGTGGAGAACCTGCGTGCGGCCGGCGTCCCGGTGGAGTTCCGTGAGTTCGCCGGCGCCTACCACGGCTTCGACGTGCTCGTTCCGAAGGCGTCGGCGAGCCGGGCTGCCGCCGCGTTCCGCGACCAGTGGTTCGGGCACGCGGTGCGGACCCACTTCGCCCCGCAGTCCTGA